ACCTGCATGATGAACACCATGAACACGTACGAGAGCAAGTACGGAAGCACATGCTTGATCACAATCGTCAAAGTCGATGCACCGTTGAGGCGTGCAAGGGCGATGTGGTCGCGGCTACGGAGAGATGATGCCTGGGCACGAACGGCACGGGCAGACCAGCTCCAAGCGGTAAGACCGATGATGAGACCAATCAAGGTGAGGGAACGGCCATCCTTAACAGCGGAGCTGATAAGAACGAGAATCACGAACTGCGGGATAACGATGAAGATGTTGGTGAGCATGTTCAATACTTCATCAACCCAGCCACCGCGGAAACCGCCGAACAGACCGATAAGCACACCGATAGTCGTAGCAATGATACCTGCAACGAAGCCCACATAGAGAGAGCTGCGAAGGCCAGCGATCAAGAGGGACACGTAGTCACGGCCAAGGTGGTCGGTACCGAGCCAGTGAGCAGAGCTAGAACCTGCATACGGGCCAGCGACGATGTCACGAGCGTGAGTGTCTACGTTGTAGAAAAGAGGTCCAAAGATGGCGATGAGGAGCGTGAGCACAAAGATGGACACGCCTATCACGAACATCGGGGACTTGAGAAGGTTTCTTAAAAGCTTACCCATGATTACTTACCTCCCATCTGGAGACCGGCCTTGACACGCGGGTCAAAGACAGCGATCAAAACGTCAACTGCAAAGTTTGCAACGAGAACGCAAGTAGAAATCATCAAGGTGCAACCCTGGATCGTTGCGTAGTCGTTCTTCTGAATGGCATTGAGCATTGCCATACCGAGACCCGGATAAGAGAAGATCATTTCGGTAATGAGAGCGCCACCCACCATGGCACCGAGGCTCTGGGCAAGACCAGTGAGCTGCGGGAGCATAGCGTTGCGGAACACATAGCTAATAATCTTGCCTTCGCGGAGGCCGAGCCACTTAGCATACTTCATGTAGTCTGTACCGAGTTCGTAAATGGACATGGAACGCATACCCGTTGCCTGGCCAGAGAGAAGAATCGGGAACACAGAGAAGAACGGGAGCACGTAGTACCAGCTGACGCTCTTGAAGCAGGACCAGCTGAACGTGAGTTCCGGAATATCCGGGCTGTAAGCGCCCATAGCCGGGAACCAGCCGAGCGTGATGGAGAAGAATGCCACGAGGAGCATACCGAACACGAAGAACGGCACACCGTTGAGGAACATGGCGCACGGGAAGAATACCTTGTCAAAAATGCCGCGCTTGTAAGCAGCGAAAGCACCGAGAAGGTTACCCACGATCCAGCCGAGAAGAATCGTCGGAGCCTGGATAGCGAGCGTCCACGGGAGGGACTTCTTGATAACGTTCGTCACCGGTTCATTGTTCTGGTAAGAAAGACCGAGGTCACCGTGGAACACCTT
The nucleotide sequence above comes from Fibrobacter sp. UWB16. Encoded proteins:
- a CDS encoding ABC transporter permease — translated: MGKLLRNLLKSPMFVIGVSIFVLTLLIAIFGPLFYNVDTHARDIVAGPYAGSSSAHWLGTDHLGRDYVSLLIAGLRSSLYVGFVAGIIATTIGVLIGLFGGFRGGWVDEVLNMLTNIFIVIPQFVILVLISSAVKDGRSLTLIGLIIGLTAWSWSARAVRAQASSLRSRDHIALARLNGASTLTIVIKHVLPYLLSYVFMVFIMQVSSGILSEASISMIGLGPVDSTSLGIILNQAKDNGALSDSIWIAFIPATIVVTLTVFALYLINTSMEGVFNPRLRK
- a CDS encoding ABC transporter permease, which gives rise to MLRYVLQKAFWYLLTFVCAVALNFALPRLGDNNPVDIIMGQAGKGLSPTEAQKKKAELLVSFGMAELDKNGNVIYEPETDANGNVIMQKVPKLDENGQPVVNVVKVVDEAGNPVMVERQKLDEAGNPVFVEKAPADHKGKKGKKAKKAKKVKAKKGKAAKAVAAVEKVPVMETVQAERIDTVMVDQPVMKTDPKLSSAVSQFFSYIGKVFHGDLGLSYQNNEPVTNVIKKSLPWTLAIQAPTILLGWIVGNLLGAFAAYKRGIFDKVFFPCAMFLNGVPFFVFGMLLVAFFSITLGWFPAMGAYSPDIPELTFSWSCFKSVSWYYVLPFFSVFPILLSGQATGMRSMSIYELGTDYMKYAKWLGLREGKIISYVFRNAMLPQLTGLAQSLGAMVGGALITEMIFSYPGLGMAMLNAIQKNDYATIQGCTLMISTCVLVANFAVDVLIAVFDPRVKAGLQMGGK